In Plasmodium cynomolgi strain B DNA, scaffold: 0589, whole genome shotgun sequence, the sequence TCTACTCTACTTAAGGGTCCTGATTCCCCTTGTGATCCTGATGAACCTCGTTCTTCAAGTTCTAATCCTCCTTGTTTTGCTACTATTCCTACTGCTTCTCCCGATTGTGTTGCATTATATATCCCAGTGTTTACAGGATGTGTGACAATTTCGTCAGATTCattacattttaatttagttAAAATATCGTTTTCATAACACCAATTAtcaaatttaagaaaaaggggacatcTTACTTTAGATCCATTGCAACATTCCTTTTGATAATCTGCATATATGCTTGTAATATATGTGTGGtaacttttatatattttgcataattttttatcagtaacaattattttttctatttcatttttgtttctaaTGTAGTTATATAAatccttccattttttccacaattCCATGGTTATATCTctcatataataatatttacacTGATTATTAGATAAATCATTATTTACCAAGTGTGATACAGAAGAAAATTGTTGCATAATAAGATTTATATTGATGTTAGTATccttatataaattaaacttttttctcatttgatCATTCAaccaaaatattaaataccTGCATTGTTCATTCTTATCTGTTTCTTCACTCATAATTGTGGGTAATTcccttaaatttttttcaaacattttaCAC encodes:
- a CDS encoding hypothetical protein (putative); translation: NLILYKLYDVLNREGIKDKDIPYCKGKQTKFNGYNYLYELCKMFEKNLRELPTIMSEETDKNEQCRYLIFWLNDQMRKKFNLYKDTNININLIMQQFSSVSHLVNNDLSNNQCKYYYMRDITMELWKKWKDLYNYIRNKNEIEKIIVTDKKLCKIYKSYHTYITSIYADYQKECCNGSKVRCPLFLKFDNWCYENDILTKLKCNESDEIVTHPVNTGIYNATQSGEAVGIVAKQGGLELEERGSSGSQGESGPLSRVEPKSSTGVGILTDSDNMVSGPIRVASQSILNKNVGTIGATLAGSTLFTLMMYKVKKHILNKSYHFT